From a single Mycolicibacterium moriokaense genomic region:
- a CDS encoding STAS domain-containing protein, with protein MNERDGREGREGQRIETRSVTVDVKRSATNKSVISVSGELHRGATATMRRVVADELNRSPAQLVLDLSGVLRIGAEGIDALKSAATQAGESDISLCLVGVHGHPAGTALADAGLLDLFEISTADSAK; from the coding sequence ATGAATGAAAGGGACGGACGGGAAGGACGGGAAGGGCAACGAATAGAGACCCGCTCCGTCACAGTCGATGTGAAGCGCTCCGCAACGAACAAGAGCGTAATCTCTGTCAGCGGTGAACTGCACCGCGGAGCAACCGCGACGATGCGCCGGGTAGTGGCCGATGAATTAAACCGATCGCCTGCGCAATTGGTACTCGATCTCTCCGGGGTGCTCCGTATCGGCGCCGAAGGGATCGATGCGTTGAAGTCGGCCGCGACGCAGGCCGGCGAATCCGACATTTCGCTCTGTCTCGTCGGGGTGCACGGCCACCCTGCCGGGACCGCGCTGGCCGACGCCGGACTGTTGGACCTCTTTGAGATATCCACAGCAGACAGCGCGAAATGA
- a CDS encoding DUF1931 family protein: MTHPSGIPVFERFFRSVAGIKIDKNDLRRFREFVDEQIDDIAIAGRNSAEWNRRDVIVPQDLPITKGVQERMREFDKMEEAEEIRELLRQVVRQPPSDVSFAEDTERLLPELFGGLSIAVARSFRIIDAAVSNPSTEHWDRVLALFRMVF, encoded by the coding sequence GTGACCCATCCGTCCGGTATTCCGGTGTTCGAAAGGTTCTTTCGGTCGGTCGCAGGCATCAAGATCGACAAGAACGACCTCCGTCGCTTCCGGGAGTTCGTCGACGAGCAGATCGATGACATCGCCATCGCGGGCCGCAACTCGGCCGAGTGGAACAGGCGTGATGTGATTGTGCCGCAGGATCTTCCGATCACCAAAGGCGTTCAGGAGCGGATGCGCGAGTTCGACAAGATGGAAGAGGCTGAGGAGATCCGTGAGCTGCTGCGTCAGGTAGTGCGACAGCCACCTTCTGACGTCTCCTTCGCTGAGGACACCGAGCGTCTGCTGCCAGAGTTGTTCGGCGGGTTGAGCATCGCGGTGGCCCGTTCCTTTCGGATAATCGACGCGGCCGTGTCCAACCCGTCGACTGAGCATTGGGATCGGGTGCTTGCGCTCTTCCGAATGGTGTTCTGA
- a CDS encoding PucR family transcriptional regulator, with the protein MSGKPLGPPGRSRQVGLAPAQLAALSRVDFGDYDTDGIFQVATVAVGNLSTCQVEASYRSLDGEFVRFPRSQPEYPEIDRQLREFGSGGQIDVGRGQWGWAIPMNHQSIVQGCLVVSAADAPPEFQVLLLKILAQQAGTALAYVAVQERDIGVAEQTAQVTTDLHETNQALASTVSRLQRQSNIHEVLGAAVAAGRGAQGVADALYDLTALPVGVEDRFGNLRCWAGSGRPHPYPKQTSDERELLLHELAARNGPARIGGRMLALVQPRAEILGVLALHDPDNTVSEDSLFALRYGTTVLAMELSHERSIAEIELNLRRDLVDDLLVGTDRDGAYARADALGHDLRRPHYVVVMNAAGRADCTLATAAGRAATALHLNYLQGQHGGFVVLLTDGRPDPGALHHAIGEGPDRASVVIGIGTRCDVPDELPQSFIEARRAFNIQLRYANPGGAAAFDELGFYRLIDGAHDGGAVEPFVREWLGALLDYDSSKKSEMVLTLSEYLECGGNYDESAAALHIHRSTLRYRLARIAELTGYDLRDVDTRFNLHAATRAWRFLNPAG; encoded by the coding sequence GAAGCCGGCAGGTCGGACTGGCCCCAGCGCAATTGGCGGCGCTCTCGCGCGTCGACTTCGGTGATTACGACACTGACGGGATCTTCCAGGTCGCAACGGTCGCCGTTGGCAACCTCTCAACCTGTCAGGTGGAGGCCAGTTACCGGTCGTTGGACGGTGAGTTCGTTCGCTTTCCACGCTCCCAGCCCGAATATCCCGAAATCGACCGACAGCTTCGCGAGTTCGGCTCCGGCGGGCAGATCGATGTTGGACGCGGACAGTGGGGATGGGCAATACCGATGAATCACCAGAGCATCGTTCAGGGTTGCCTGGTGGTCAGTGCCGCCGATGCGCCGCCAGAGTTTCAAGTCCTGTTGCTGAAGATCCTTGCGCAGCAAGCGGGTACCGCCTTGGCATACGTCGCAGTACAGGAGCGCGACATCGGTGTAGCTGAGCAGACGGCACAGGTGACCACCGATCTACACGAAACGAATCAGGCACTCGCCAGTACGGTTTCGCGGTTGCAACGGCAATCGAACATCCACGAGGTGCTGGGCGCTGCGGTGGCGGCGGGACGGGGCGCGCAGGGCGTCGCGGATGCGTTGTATGACTTGACTGCACTTCCGGTGGGGGTCGAAGACAGGTTCGGCAACCTGCGCTGCTGGGCTGGATCTGGGAGACCACACCCCTACCCAAAGCAGACAAGTGACGAGCGCGAGCTGTTGCTGCACGAGCTGGCGGCACGGAACGGTCCGGCGCGGATCGGCGGCCGGATGCTCGCACTTGTCCAGCCGCGGGCCGAGATCCTCGGTGTCCTTGCGTTACATGATCCCGATAACACGGTGTCCGAAGACAGCCTGTTCGCCCTGCGCTATGGCACCACCGTGCTGGCGATGGAGCTTTCCCACGAGCGAAGTATCGCCGAGATCGAGCTCAATCTGCGACGCGACTTGGTCGACGACCTGTTGGTGGGCACCGATCGGGACGGGGCCTACGCTCGCGCCGATGCCCTGGGCCATGATTTGCGGCGCCCGCATTACGTCGTGGTGATGAATGCCGCCGGTCGAGCAGATTGCACGCTGGCCACCGCCGCTGGGCGCGCCGCGACCGCGTTGCATCTGAACTACCTGCAAGGGCAGCACGGGGGATTCGTTGTTCTTCTCACCGACGGCCGCCCAGACCCCGGAGCGTTGCACCACGCGATCGGGGAAGGTCCCGACCGCGCGAGCGTCGTGATCGGCATCGGCACGCGATGCGACGTGCCCGATGAGTTGCCGCAGTCCTTCATCGAGGCGCGTCGCGCTTTCAACATCCAGCTGCGCTACGCCAATCCTGGGGGCGCGGCGGCGTTCGACGAACTGGGTTTCTACCGCCTCATCGACGGCGCCCACGACGGCGGCGCCGTCGAACCCTTTGTGCGCGAATGGTTGGGCGCACTACTCGACTACGACAGCAGCAAGAAATCCGAAATGGTCCTGACCCTCAGCGAGTATCTCGAATGCGGCGGAAACTATGACGAATCGGCGGCCGCGCTACACATTCATCGCAGCACGCTGCGCTACCGGTTGGCGCGCATTGCTGAACTCACCGGCTACGACCTCCGCGACGTCGATACCCGGTTCAACCTCCACGCCGCGACACGTGCGTGGCGGTTCCTCAACCCCGCTGGTTGA